Proteins encoded in a region of the Geoanaerobacter pelophilus genome:
- a CDS encoding epoxyqueuosine reductase yields MTPGNILAELAAAIKQTVSTSPGNEMPGGGRYFDEPLIGVAAGNDPLFLQYKEIVGPFHWLPNEVMAQAGFGTQVTPLSVISWVLPINSAVRLSNRREKLFPSREWALTRHFGEIFNSQLRRQVVEWLTSRGIKAAAPLLVDGWNKANASLGGLTSTWSERHVAYAARLGTFSLNDGFISERGIAHRLGSVVAAIELPASPGQLKGVYDNCLYHNVGRCGVCIPRCPVKALSSKGHDKNLCREHVYITAQQQVGPSYGVNQTGCGLCQTAVPCEGVNPCK; encoded by the coding sequence ATGACTCCTGGTAACATCCTGGCAGAGCTAGCAGCAGCGATCAAGCAGACAGTCAGCACCTCGCCGGGCAACGAAATGCCGGGCGGTGGCCGCTATTTTGACGAGCCGTTGATAGGAGTGGCAGCAGGAAACGATCCGCTGTTCCTGCAGTACAAAGAGATCGTCGGCCCTTTTCACTGGCTGCCGAATGAGGTGATGGCACAGGCGGGATTCGGAACCCAGGTTACTCCGCTTTCAGTCATCTCCTGGGTGCTGCCGATCAACAGCGCCGTAAGGCTGAGCAACCGCCGGGAAAAACTCTTCCCGTCACGGGAATGGGCACTTACCAGGCATTTCGGCGAAATATTCAACTCCCAGCTGCGGCGTCAGGTCGTGGAGTGGTTAACGTCCCGCGGCATCAAGGCTGCGGCTCCGCTGCTGGTTGACGGCTGGAACAAAGCCAATGCTTCGCTTGGCGGGCTCACCTCCACCTGGTCGGAGCGACACGTTGCCTATGCAGCGAGACTGGGCACCTTCAGCCTCAATGACGGCTTTATCAGTGAACGCGGCATTGCCCACCGCCTCGGCAGCGTTGTCGCGGCCATCGAGCTACCGGCTTCACCAGGCCAGCTCAAAGGGGTCTATGACAACTGCCTCTATCACAACGTTGGCAGATGCGGGGTCTGCATCCCGCGCTGCCCGGTGAAAGCGCTCTCCAGCAAGGGACACGACAAAAACCTCTGCCGGGAGCATGTCTATATCACTGCCCAGCAGCAGGTGGGCCCAAGTTACGGCGTCAACCAGACCGGCTGCGGCCTGTGCCAGACCGCCGTGCCATGCGAAGGGGTAAACCCCTGCAAATAG
- a CDS encoding alpha/beta fold hydrolase, whose protein sequence is MNCPSCLTIGAKLSCDIRGNGPQSLLFIHGFAASSVTWDEIAPHFPHDRYRLYLLDLKGSGRSDKPRDNAYSPEDQALMVLDVIEGFGLRNITLIGHSLGGGIALLAWHKAKATGRSALISRLVLIDAAAYQQPFPRFFRWLRQPVLGWFLLTMIPLRLMVRYNLTHVYQQPAQVTPARITRYMDCFRGTGTIAALLATARQVDRLTATPYHGLVDVPTLIIWGQHDRVVRLGNGQRLHQEIQGSGLVILACGHNPHEEETAACAAAILEFLEGSND, encoded by the coding sequence ATGAACTGCCCGTCCTGCCTTACCATCGGCGCCAAGCTTTCCTGCGACATCCGCGGCAACGGCCCACAGTCGCTGCTCTTCATCCATGGCTTTGCCGCATCCTCGGTTACCTGGGACGAGATCGCGCCGCACTTCCCGCATGACCGATACCGGCTTTATCTGCTGGATCTCAAAGGGAGCGGCAGGTCCGACAAACCGCGGGACAATGCCTACAGCCCGGAGGATCAGGCCTTAATGGTTCTGGATGTCATTGAAGGATTCGGGTTGCGCAACATAACCCTGATCGGCCACTCACTCGGCGGGGGCATCGCCCTGCTTGCCTGGCACAAGGCCAAAGCTACCGGGCGTTCAGCACTCATTTCACGGCTGGTACTGATCGATGCCGCCGCCTACCAGCAACCATTCCCGCGATTTTTCCGCTGGCTGCGCCAACCGGTACTCGGCTGGTTTCTCCTTACCATGATACCGTTACGGCTAATGGTGCGCTATAATCTAACGCATGTCTACCAGCAGCCAGCCCAGGTAACACCGGCACGAATCACGCGCTACATGGACTGCTTCCGCGGCACCGGCACGATTGCCGCCTTGCTTGCCACGGCACGGCAGGTAGACCGATTAACAGCTACTCCTTACCATGGGCTGGTTGACGTCCCCACCTTGATTATCTGGGGGCAACACGACCGGGTCGTGCGTCTTGGCAACGGACAACGCTTGCACCAAGAGATCCAGGGGTCTGGTCTGGTAATCCTGGCTTGCGGGCACAATCCTCACGAGGAAGAAACTGCAGCCTGTGCTGCCGCCATTCTCGAATTTCTGGAGGGAAGCAATGACTGA
- a CDS encoding RtcB family protein: MPLPKDLIRISPTTWELPVTFKKGMLVPARIIASEKLINAMEDAVFEQAANVACLSGITGYSYCMPDGHWGYGFPIGGLAAMDPERGVISPGGIGFDINCGMRLVLTNLTEEEVRPRLHDLVNRLFSRIPTGVGCHGTLKVKESEFRHIAEQGSRWCLKKGYAVAEDLELTEEGGCFTGGDSAKVSNKAIERGLEQLGTLGSGNHYCEIQVARPENVLDQKIARSFGITIPNQVVIMFHCGSRGFGHQIATDYLQRFLKVMGPKYGLSVTDRELACAPFRSPEGQDYYAAMKCAVNMAFANRQMILHRIREVFSDIFHRDPFDLGLRMLYDVAHNTAKLERHLIDGAPRELLVHRKGATRSLGPGSPELPACYRESGQPVIIGGSMETGSYLLSGMTGSNATFATTAHGSGRTMSRHQAKKLFRGDRLQQQLEQRGIYIMTDSLGGLAEEAGGAYKDIDEVAAVTELAGLSKRIVKLLPMGNIKG; the protein is encoded by the coding sequence ATGCCACTCCCCAAAGATCTCATCCGCATTTCCCCCACCACCTGGGAACTGCCGGTCACCTTTAAAAAAGGGATGCTGGTGCCTGCCCGGATTATCGCATCAGAAAAACTGATCAACGCCATGGAAGATGCAGTCTTCGAACAGGCCGCCAATGTCGCCTGCCTTTCGGGAATTACCGGCTACTCCTACTGCATGCCTGACGGCCATTGGGGTTACGGTTTCCCCATTGGAGGTTTGGCGGCAATGGATCCCGAACGTGGGGTGATCTCACCCGGAGGGATAGGATTTGACATCAATTGCGGCATGAGGCTGGTGCTGACAAACCTGACTGAAGAAGAGGTTCGGCCGCGGCTGCACGATCTCGTCAACCGGCTTTTTTCGCGAATCCCTACCGGTGTTGGCTGTCATGGCACCCTGAAGGTCAAGGAAAGCGAGTTCCGGCATATTGCGGAACAAGGTTCGCGCTGGTGCCTGAAAAAAGGGTATGCCGTTGCCGAAGACCTGGAGTTGACCGAAGAGGGGGGATGCTTTACCGGTGGCGACAGCGCCAAGGTCAGCAACAAGGCGATTGAGCGCGGCCTGGAGCAGTTGGGGACTCTCGGCAGCGGCAACCACTACTGCGAGATTCAGGTAGCTCGCCCGGAAAATGTTTTAGACCAGAAAATTGCCCGATCATTCGGCATCACCATCCCCAACCAGGTGGTCATCATGTTCCACTGCGGCAGCCGCGGCTTCGGCCACCAGATTGCCACTGACTACCTCCAGCGGTTTCTGAAGGTCATGGGGCCCAAATACGGACTATCCGTCACCGACCGGGAACTGGCCTGCGCCCCGTTCCGCTCCCCGGAAGGCCAGGATTATTATGCAGCGATGAAGTGCGCCGTGAACATGGCCTTTGCCAACCGGCAGATGATCCTGCACCGCATTCGCGAGGTGTTCAGTGACATCTTCCATCGCGATCCATTCGATCTGGGGCTGCGGATGCTCTACGATGTTGCCCACAACACGGCAAAGCTTGAACGCCATCTGATAGACGGTGCCCCCCGCGAACTGTTGGTCCACAGAAAGGGCGCCACCCGCTCACTGGGGCCAGGATCGCCGGAACTGCCCGCTTGTTACCGGGAAAGTGGGCAGCCGGTTATTATTGGCGGGAGCATGGAGACCGGATCATATCTGCTTTCCGGAATGACGGGCAGCAATGCAACCTTTGCCACCACGGCTCATGGCAGTGGCCGGACCATGAGCCGTCACCAGGCAAAGAAGCTGTTCCGCGGAGACAGACTTCAGCAACAGCTCGAACAACGGGGAATTTATATAATGACCGATTCACTGGGGGGATTGGCAGAAGAGGCTGGAGGAGCTTACAAGGATATCGATGAAGTGGCTGCTGTCACCGAACTCGCAGGGCTCAGCAAAAGAATCGTCAAACTGCTTCCTATGGGCAACATCAAGGGGTAG
- a CDS encoding transcriptional regulator, which translates to MRMLIWLILIYVGFKIVKGFIANRKTEEPVAKPGEEAVRDPVCGVYVAKDDAIVGTVEGERIYFCSMECLEKYRDQLEHK; encoded by the coding sequence ATGCGCATGCTGATATGGCTGATCCTGATCTATGTGGGCTTCAAGATTGTCAAAGGGTTCATTGCCAACCGCAAGACCGAAGAACCGGTTGCCAAGCCGGGCGAGGAAGCGGTGCGCGACCCGGTCTGCGGAGTCTACGTGGCCAAGGACGACGCGATTGTCGGCACCGTCGAAGGGGAGCGGATCTATTTCTGTTCCATGGAGTGCCTGGAGAAATATCGAGATCAATTAGAGCATAAGTAG
- a CDS encoding archease, protein MPYRFLETVATADIAFEAWGSTMEEMFVEAAEATLNVMVADVTTVARRETLTLVLENDAVDMLLFDFLGELVFIKDTHRLLLRVINIAIKDENGMLELAVTLAGEKIDPGRHPLQVDVKGVTLHLFEVVKTGGVWKTTVVLDI, encoded by the coding sequence ATGCCGTACCGCTTTCTCGAAACAGTAGCCACTGCCGACATCGCCTTTGAGGCATGGGGCTCGACTATGGAAGAGATGTTTGTCGAGGCAGCTGAAGCAACCTTGAACGTAATGGTGGCAGACGTGACCACGGTTGCACGACGCGAGACCTTGACCCTGGTACTGGAAAACGATGCTGTCGACATGCTGCTTTTTGACTTTCTCGGGGAGCTGGTCTTTATCAAGGACACCCATCGCCTCTTGCTGCGAGTGATAAACATTGCCATAAAAGACGAAAACGGCATGCTGGAACTGGCAGTGACCCTGGCCGGGGAAAAGATCGATCCGGGACGACATCCGTTACAGGTTGACGTGAAAGGAGTTACCTTGCATCTCTTTGAAGTCGTTAAAACCGGGGGAGTATGGAAAACTACGGTTGTGCTGGACATATGA
- a CDS encoding NAD(P)H-binding protein, with the protein MTDNRLILVTGATGFVGTRLVKELLERGKKLRLLVRGSAPPAFAGSETVAGDLLQPLSLGKALDGVDTAYYLVHSMSGGRAGFERRDREAADNFRKAAEKAGIRRVIYLGGLGETINGLSEHLASRLEVAEILRQGAFATTFLRAAVIIGAGSASFEMIRSLVERLPVMITPRWVSTRCQPIAIRDVISYLAGCLDNEETTGKTFDIGGPDILTYREMMERFASFADRKLFILPVPLLTPRLSSYWVALITPVKPSVSMPLIEGLANEVICRNHSIRDIIPLPLLSYDEAVKTALAEEQQAAGR; encoded by the coding sequence ATGACTGATAACCGACTTATCCTGGTCACCGGCGCCACCGGCTTTGTCGGCACCAGGTTGGTAAAAGAACTGCTGGAGCGCGGCAAAAAGCTGCGGCTGCTGGTCAGAGGTTCCGCGCCCCCAGCGTTTGCCGGCAGCGAAACCGTAGCCGGGGACCTGCTGCAGCCGCTTTCCCTAGGGAAGGCGCTTGATGGGGTAGACACCGCCTACTATCTGGTCCACTCCATGTCCGGTGGCAGGGCAGGGTTTGAACGCCGCGATCGCGAAGCTGCGGACAACTTCCGCAAGGCAGCAGAAAAGGCCGGGATCCGCCGCGTCATCTATCTCGGCGGCCTTGGCGAAACAATCAACGGCCTTTCCGAACACCTGGCCAGCAGGCTGGAGGTGGCCGAAATTCTCCGACAAGGCGCCTTTGCCACGACCTTTTTGCGGGCGGCAGTCATCATCGGCGCTGGCAGCGCCTCTTTCGAAATGATTCGTTCTCTGGTGGAGCGATTGCCGGTGATGATCACCCCCCGCTGGGTCTCAACCCGTTGTCAGCCGATCGCCATAAGGGATGTGATCTCATATCTGGCCGGGTGCCTCGACAATGAGGAGACCACTGGCAAAACCTTTGACATCGGCGGACCGGATATTCTCACCTATCGCGAAATGATGGAACGGTTTGCCAGCTTTGCCGACAGGAAGCTCTTCATCCTACCGGTGCCATTGTTGACCCCCCGGCTCTCCTCGTACTGGGTCGCCCTGATAACCCCGGTAAAGCCATCGGTCTCCATGCCGCTCATCGAAGGGCTTGCCAACGAGGTGATCTGCCGCAACCACAGCATCCGTGACATCATACCACTGCCGCTGCTCTCCTATGATGAGGCGGTAAAGACAGCACTTGCCGAAGAGCAGCAGGCCGCTGGCCGCTAG
- a CDS encoding YbaN family protein yields MTITDTSNPSAPHRTANRRNPVVRWFLVCAGIASTALGIIGIFLPLIPTVPLLLLAAACFARSSEKFHQWLLEHDRLGPLIKGYVDGSGIPIRAKITAISMVWVTIPISAFLVIKATWLRVLLIAIAIGITSYLIYLPSRRQ; encoded by the coding sequence GTGACCATTACCGATACCAGCAATCCTTCAGCACCACACAGAACCGCAAACCGCAGGAACCCGGTGGTGCGTTGGTTTTTAGTCTGTGCAGGAATTGCCTCGACAGCCTTGGGAATAATCGGGATATTCCTGCCACTGATCCCCACAGTACCGCTGTTGCTGTTGGCAGCAGCCTGTTTTGCCCGCAGTTCCGAAAAATTCCATCAATGGCTTTTAGAACATGACCGGCTCGGCCCCCTGATCAAGGGCTATGTTGACGGATCCGGGATTCCAATCCGGGCAAAGATTACAGCCATCTCCATGGTTTGGGTGACCATCCCGATATCAGCGTTTCTGGTCATCAAAGCCACCTGGTTGCGGGTGCTGCTCATCGCCATTGCCATAGGAATAACCAGCTACCTGATCTATTTACCATCAAGGAGGCAGTAA
- a CDS encoding cupin domain-containing protein encodes MSQGLENIFAHLPDASASEVFHTLCQQGEVRIERIISQGQTTTADEWYDQDWDEWVLLLSGGAELQLGDNASPTRMKPGDYLLIPSRTRHRVTWTDPQAQTVWLAVHWRSSSSNG; translated from the coding sequence ATGAGCCAGGGTCTGGAAAACATCTTCGCCCACCTCCCGGACGCATCAGCCAGCGAGGTTTTCCATACCTTGTGCCAGCAGGGAGAGGTCCGGATCGAGCGGATCATCTCCCAGGGGCAGACAACCACCGCTGATGAGTGGTATGACCAGGACTGGGATGAATGGGTGCTGCTGCTTTCCGGAGGCGCGGAACTACAGCTCGGCGACAATGCCTCTCCCACAAGGATGAAGCCGGGCGACTACCTGCTGATCCCTTCCCGCACAAGGCACCGAGTCACCTGGACCGATCCGCAGGCCCAAACCGTCTGGCTTGCTGTCCATTGGCGATCCTCTTCCAGTAACGGTTGA
- the folK gene encoding 2-amino-4-hydroxy-6-hydroxymethyldihydropteridine diphosphokinase, with amino-acid sequence MIHTVYIALGSNIGDRELHLLRAVAELGKLPGSRITALSGFYETEPVGPPQDNFLNAALCLETPLEPAELLARLQWIESEVFGRTREERWGPRRMDLDILLFDDLVLDTPDLVIPHPRLHERRFALVPLQEIAPDAVHPGLCKKVGQLLRAAPDTGTVKKI; translated from the coding sequence GTGATTCACACGGTCTACATCGCCCTCGGATCAAACATCGGCGACCGGGAACTGCATCTGCTCAGGGCAGTGGCAGAGCTCGGCAAACTACCCGGATCGAGGATAACTGCGCTTTCAGGTTTCTACGAGACCGAGCCGGTCGGCCCTCCCCAGGACAACTTTTTGAATGCGGCGCTCTGCCTGGAAACGCCTCTGGAACCGGCAGAACTGCTTGCCAGGCTCCAGTGGATAGAAAGCGAGGTCTTTGGCCGCACCCGCGAAGAACGATGGGGGCCGCGCCGCATGGATCTTGATATCCTGCTCTTCGATGACCTGGTGCTCGACACCCCTGATCTGGTCATCCCCCATCCGCGGCTTCATGAGCGACGCTTTGCCCTGGTACCGCTGCAAGAAATCGCACCTGATGCCGTTCACCCGGGCCTCTGCAAAAAAGTAGGGCAACTGCTCCGCGCTGCCCCGGATACCGGAACTGTTAAGAAGATATAG
- a CDS encoding ABC transporter ATP-binding protein, translating to MTSAISTQALTKQYGSLTALDAFDLEVSQGSIFGLLGPNGAGKTTLIRILTTLMRPTSGTAFVEGLDTAAHSQEIRRLIGVVPQENSLDRYLTARENLELHARLHGMPGADSRKRIDELLELFGLSGRQKDFPDTFSGGMQRRLVVARALIHQPRILFLDEPTTGLDPQSRHAVWDYVKSISGSMTIFLTTHYLEEADQLCERIAIMDHGRLITLGSVAELKERLTGGALYEVEFGGAAEAFAATLGELSCIRNLTLNGNKATIELEHWECLSAMVAALAGNEIRRISLKERTLEEVFISLTGKGVRE from the coding sequence ATGACCTCAGCCATATCGACCCAAGCACTTACCAAGCAGTATGGCAGCTTGACTGCGCTTGACGCCTTTGATCTGGAAGTATCGCAGGGAAGCATTTTCGGGCTGCTCGGCCCCAACGGCGCCGGCAAGACGACCCTGATCCGGATCCTCACCACGCTGATGCGCCCCACATCTGGCACCGCCTTTGTGGAAGGGCTTGATACCGCGGCCCACAGTCAGGAAATCCGGCGACTGATCGGTGTGGTTCCCCAGGAAAACAGCCTGGACCGCTACTTGACGGCACGGGAGAACCTGGAACTCCATGCCCGGCTGCATGGCATGCCGGGGGCTGACAGCCGCAAGCGGATTGACGAACTGCTGGAGTTATTCGGACTTAGCGGGCGGCAAAAGGACTTCCCCGACACTTTTTCCGGGGGGATGCAACGACGGCTGGTAGTGGCGCGGGCCCTGATCCACCAGCCCCGGATACTGTTCCTTGATGAACCGACCACCGGTCTCGACCCACAGTCACGCCATGCGGTTTGGGACTATGTCAAATCCATATCAGGCAGCATGACTATCTTCCTCACCACCCACTACCTGGAAGAAGCAGATCAGCTCTGCGAACGAATCGCCATCATGGACCATGGCAGGTTGATCACCCTGGGGAGCGTGGCAGAACTCAAGGAACGCCTGACCGGCGGCGCCCTCTACGAAGTTGAGTTCGGAGGTGCAGCCGAGGCCTTTGCTGCAACACTAGGCGAACTCTCCTGTATTCGCAATCTCACTCTGAACGGCAACAAGGCAACCATCGAGCTGGAGCACTGGGAATGCCTCTCTGCCATGGTTGCGGCACTGGCCGGCAACGAGATCAGGCGGATTTCCCTCAAGGAACGGACCCTCGAAGAGGTGTTCATTTCTCTCACCGGAAAAGGGGTGCGCGAATGA
- a CDS encoding ABC transporter permease, with product MSLSGALAIWRRDMLVLRRSIMSEMVAVVAYPLTIYLAFGIGMKGYIGLVEGIPYSLFIAPGLITMTAVNAAYSESVWSLWFHRRVQFTIESYRVTPVTVSGIVCAKLFSGFTHGLVKGIAVGLVISLITPFRFPPSHLATYLLFLVPGSVLFSCAGVISGTLMDKPETIGRVEAVFIMPLIFMSGLFFPLSSYPEPLGHFVRGLPTTALFEGARQALVNGKIMFGFLALLYTTALIAFIAAVWIFRRKMAE from the coding sequence ATGAGCCTGTCCGGGGCACTTGCCATCTGGCGCCGGGACATGCTGGTCCTCCGGCGCAGCATCATGTCCGAGATGGTGGCGGTCGTCGCCTACCCGCTGACCATCTATCTGGCCTTCGGCATCGGCATGAAAGGTTACATCGGCCTGGTGGAAGGGATTCCGTACAGCCTGTTCATCGCTCCCGGCCTGATCACCATGACCGCCGTCAATGCCGCCTACAGTGAAAGCGTCTGGAGCCTCTGGTTTCACCGGCGAGTGCAATTCACCATCGAATCATACCGGGTGACGCCGGTAACGGTATCAGGCATTGTCTGCGCCAAGCTGTTCTCCGGGTTCACCCACGGCCTGGTAAAAGGGATCGCTGTGGGACTGGTCATCTCCTTGATCACCCCGTTCCGTTTCCCGCCGAGCCATCTTGCCACGTACCTCCTGTTTCTGGTACCCGGTTCCGTGCTCTTCTCCTGCGCCGGGGTCATCTCCGGCACCTTGATGGACAAACCCGAGACCATCGGCCGGGTTGAAGCAGTGTTCATCATGCCGCTGATCTTCATGTCAGGGCTGTTTTTCCCGTTGTCCTCCTACCCTGAGCCGCTGGGGCACTTCGTCAGGGGCCTCCCCACAACTGCGCTCTTTGAGGGGGCCCGCCAGGCCCTGGTAAACGGCAAGATCATGTTCGGCTTTCTCGCCCTGCTCTATACCACTGCCCTGATTGCCTTTATCGCGGCAGTCTGGATTTTCCGGCGAAAGATGGCCGAATAA
- a CDS encoding zinc metalloprotease HtpX has protein sequence MDQAVYARRRMVNLLQSAIIMAGLAVVLLLMAWLFAGLPGVVMVCVVALPALAFGGRHAPALVLKMYRAVPVERIQAPALGDLLEKLTINAGMSEPPLLYYIPSRAALAFSVGLGRSGAIALSDGMLRLLTWRELVGVVAHEVCHIASHDTRVMGIADLASRIAAAISLAGQLLIFINLPAYLFSDHALPWFPLFIMAAVPYVMTMLQLALSRSREYEADLAAVGLTGDAEGLAAALDRIEQNEMPLVRRLFVPGGGIEVPSVLRTHPATAERIKRLLELSGRSSGPKGADTVIAHDQYGRPVIVDVEPPRKSPRRRIGGFWY, from the coding sequence ATGGACCAGGCGGTTTATGCCCGGCGCAGAATGGTGAATCTCCTGCAGTCAGCAATTATAATGGCTGGGCTTGCCGTTGTATTGCTGCTGATGGCATGGCTTTTTGCCGGGCTGCCAGGTGTGGTCATGGTCTGCGTTGTTGCCTTGCCGGCACTGGCTTTCGGTGGCAGGCATGCCCCGGCCTTGGTGCTGAAGATGTACCGGGCTGTTCCGGTGGAGCGCATCCAGGCGCCTGCTCTCGGCGATCTCCTGGAAAAACTGACTATCAACGCCGGGATGTCTGAGCCACCTCTCCTTTACTACATTCCGAGCAGAGCGGCTTTGGCGTTTTCCGTCGGCCTGGGACGTAGCGGCGCCATTGCGCTAAGCGACGGCATGTTGCGCCTCCTTACCTGGCGCGAACTGGTTGGCGTGGTTGCCCATGAAGTCTGTCATATTGCGAGTCACGATACCAGGGTCATGGGGATCGCCGACCTGGCAAGCCGCATTGCCGCGGCTATTTCACTTGCCGGGCAGCTGCTCATTTTCATCAATCTCCCTGCGTACCTGTTCAGCGACCACGCGCTGCCCTGGTTCCCGCTGTTTATAATGGCTGCAGTCCCATATGTCATGACTATGTTGCAGTTGGCCCTGTCCCGTTCGCGCGAGTATGAGGCTGATCTTGCCGCTGTTGGCTTGACCGGTGATGCCGAGGGGCTTGCTGCGGCCCTGGACCGGATCGAGCAGAATGAGATGCCGTTGGTGCGGCGCTTGTTTGTCCCTGGTGGGGGGATCGAGGTGCCTTCGGTGCTGCGGACCCATCCGGCAACTGCAGAGAGGATCAAGCGTCTCCTGGAGTTGTCAGGGAGATCTTCAGGACCTAAAGGGGCCGATACGGTGATTGCCCACGATCAGTACGGCAGGCCGGTGATTGTCGATGTGGAACCGCCGCGAAAATCTCCCCGGCGGCGGATCGGAGGGTTCTGGTATTAA
- a CDS encoding DUF4149 domain-containing protein: MKFAETVYRLAIALWAGGNAIFTLMLTPILFKTESRDIAGRIVGNLFPGYFRWGMACGVIALVCRLLGRGFGQKAPLVLIVVMLLVTSFQAFYVEPKAAALKQQIGSFETTTKDHPLRKEFSKLHGVSAICNLVVLAGGVVLVVLP; this comes from the coding sequence ATGAAGTTTGCTGAAACCGTGTATCGACTCGCCATAGCCCTCTGGGCCGGGGGAAACGCCATCTTTACCCTCATGCTGACGCCGATCCTGTTCAAGACCGAGAGTCGGGACATTGCCGGGCGGATTGTCGGCAACCTTTTCCCCGGATATTTCCGCTGGGGGATGGCCTGCGGCGTTATTGCCCTGGTGTGCCGCCTGCTAGGGCGTGGCTTCGGCCAGAAAGCGCCGCTGGTGCTGATCGTTGTCATGCTGCTGGTAACATCGTTCCAGGCATTTTATGTCGAACCCAAAGCCGCTGCATTGAAGCAGCAGATCGGCTCATTTGAAACGACGACCAAGGATCACCCGCTCCGCAAAGAGTTCTCGAAACTCCACGGAGTGTCTGCTATCTGCAACCTGGTGGTACTGGCCGGCGGCGTTGTGCTGGTGGTGCTGCCGTGA
- the fsa gene encoding fructose-6-phosphate aldolase — translation MKFFIDTADVNEIKAAHELGLVDGVTTNPSLIAKSGRKFKDVIKEIVSIVDGPISAEVISLDAPGMIKEAKELVKIHKNIVVKVPMTPEGLKATKELTKLKIKTNVTLIFTPMQALLAAKAGATYVSPFVGRLDDISQDGMGIIEEIRTIFDNYGYTAEIIVASIRNPVHVLQSAMIGADVATIPYSVMLQLAKHPLTDAGIKKFLEDWEKVPK, via the coding sequence ATGAAATTTTTTATCGACACAGCAGACGTAAACGAAATCAAAGCAGCCCACGAGCTGGGACTGGTTGACGGCGTCACCACCAACCCGTCGCTGATTGCCAAGTCCGGGCGGAAATTCAAGGACGTGATCAAAGAGATCGTCTCCATTGTTGACGGACCGATCTCGGCCGAAGTCATCTCTCTTGACGCGCCGGGAATGATCAAAGAAGCCAAGGAACTGGTAAAGATCCACAAGAACATCGTGGTCAAGGTGCCGATGACCCCAGAAGGGCTCAAGGCAACCAAAGAGCTGACCAAGCTCAAGATCAAGACCAACGTCACCCTGATCTTCACCCCGATGCAGGCGCTCTTGGCAGCCAAGGCAGGCGCTACCTATGTGTCGCCGTTCGTTGGCCGTCTCGACGATATCTCCCAGGACGGCATGGGGATTATCGAAGAAATCCGGACCATCTTCGACAACTACGGCTACACTGCAGAAATCATCGTTGCCAGCATTCGCAACCCGGTCCATGTCCTCCAGTCAGCCATGATCGGCGCCGACGTCGCCACCATCCCCTACAGCGTCATGCTGCAGCTCGCCAAGCATCCACTGACCGACGCCGGGATCAAGAAATTCCTCGAAGACTGGGAAAAGGTCCCCAAGTAA